A window of Pirellula sp. SH-Sr6A contains these coding sequences:
- the lpxK gene encoding tetraacyldisaccharide 4'-kinase, translating into MWCASQPYAAAIWLRNLSFDRGIQKIQRAGVPVISVGNLTAGGTGKTPTVAWLAQWFRDRAIRVAILSRGYGAGPDGVNDEAKELELRLSDVPHLQSPDRVASAKIAVEELDMQVLLLDDGFQHRRIHRDLEIVLLDAREPFGYGHLLPRGLLREPLRSLKRADIVIATRSDQVDAQRLASIRTKVQRYNPKAAWLESRHRPLRLRNSQGAILDVDWLRDKRVVVVSGIGSPEAFHQTTESLGANLLGKITFPDHHLYHEGDIREIASRANDAGHCDAILCTGKDLAKIAVPAIESVPVWSLDVDLEITSGLEIFEDHLKEIVRQITYSLR; encoded by the coding sequence TTGTGGTGCGCGAGCCAACCGTATGCGGCGGCGATTTGGCTCAGGAATCTTTCCTTTGACCGTGGCATACAGAAGATCCAGCGCGCAGGCGTGCCGGTCATCTCTGTCGGGAATCTGACGGCGGGCGGGACGGGTAAGACCCCTACCGTCGCGTGGCTCGCCCAGTGGTTTCGCGACCGGGCCATTCGGGTGGCGATCCTATCGCGCGGCTACGGGGCCGGTCCGGATGGCGTTAATGATGAAGCCAAAGAATTGGAGCTTCGACTGAGCGATGTCCCCCATCTGCAATCCCCCGATCGCGTCGCGAGTGCGAAGATTGCAGTGGAGGAATTGGATATGCAGGTTTTGCTCTTGGACGATGGCTTTCAGCACCGACGCATCCATCGCGACTTGGAAATTGTCCTATTGGACGCTCGCGAGCCGTTTGGATATGGCCATCTTTTGCCGCGAGGGCTTCTGCGCGAGCCCTTGCGATCGCTCAAGCGTGCGGACATCGTGATCGCCACCCGTTCCGATCAAGTCGATGCACAGAGGTTAGCGAGCATTCGTACGAAAGTGCAGCGATACAATCCCAAGGCAGCTTGGTTGGAGAGTCGGCATCGTCCGCTTCGGCTGCGGAACTCGCAAGGGGCCATTCTCGACGTTGACTGGTTGCGAGACAAGCGAGTGGTGGTCGTCAGCGGTATCGGAAGTCCGGAAGCATTCCACCAGACCACCGAATCGCTTGGAGCAAACCTTCTAGGAAAGATCACCTTCCCCGATCATCATCTCTATCACGAAGGGGACATTCGTGAGATCGCCAGTCGCGCGAACGATGCAGGACACTGCGATGCCATTCTTTGCACCGGAAAAGACTTGGCCAAAATCGCTGTTCCGGCTATCGAGTCGGTTCCGGTATGGAGTCTCGACGTCGATTTAGAGATCACGAGCGGGCTGGAAATATTCGAAGACCATCTCAAAGAGATCGTGCGCCAAATCACCTACTCGCTGCGGTGA
- a CDS encoding UDP-glucuronic acid decarboxylase family protein — protein sequence MNVSKINRVLVTGGAGFLGSHICERLVEAGHDVICLDNFFTSQKTNVAHLLGRPNFEVIRHDVTLPIFLEVDQIFHMACPAAPGHYQFNPIKTVKTSVMGSINMLGMAKRCGARILLASTSEIYGDPLIHPQPESYWGNVNTIGVRSCYDEGKRVAETLFMDYHRKNKVDIRIVRIFNTYGPRMHPYDGRVVSNFIRQAIQGEPITIFGEGEQTRSFCYRDDLVEGIFRLMNNEQNVIGPINIGNPSEFTIRELAELVVQLTGAKSSIEKRPLPPDDPTRRQPDITLAKKHLSWEPTIPLREGLQKTIDWFRTIDLDHYRPPTPNYV from the coding sequence ATGAACGTGTCGAAAATCAATCGGGTACTGGTGACAGGCGGGGCGGGCTTTCTCGGATCGCATATTTGTGAACGCTTAGTTGAAGCCGGACACGACGTGATCTGCCTCGACAATTTTTTCACCTCGCAGAAGACGAATGTCGCTCACCTTCTCGGGCGTCCCAATTTCGAAGTGATTCGCCACGATGTGACGCTTCCTATTTTTCTGGAAGTGGATCAGATCTTCCATATGGCCTGCCCCGCAGCGCCGGGCCATTATCAGTTTAACCCCATCAAAACCGTTAAGACTTCGGTCATGGGCTCCATCAACATGCTGGGCATGGCCAAACGTTGCGGTGCCCGCATTCTACTCGCGAGCACCAGCGAAATTTACGGCGATCCGTTGATCCATCCTCAACCCGAGTCGTACTGGGGAAATGTGAACACCATCGGTGTACGATCTTGTTACGACGAAGGGAAACGAGTCGCTGAGACACTCTTCATGGACTACCATCGCAAAAACAAAGTCGACATTCGTATCGTCCGTATCTTCAATACCTATGGCCCTCGCATGCACCCCTACGATGGTCGGGTCGTGTCGAATTTCATCCGGCAAGCGATCCAGGGGGAACCGATCACTATCTTTGGCGAAGGGGAACAGACGCGATCCTTCTGCTATCGGGATGACCTCGTGGAAGGTATTTTCCGCTTGATGAACAATGAGCAAAACGTCATCGGTCCCATCAATATCGGCAATCCTTCCGAATTCACCATCCGCGAACTGGCGGAACTTGTCGTCCAACTCACCGGGGCCAAATCCTCGATTGAAAAGCGTCCATTGCCCCCAGACGATCCCACGCGTCGCCAACCGGACATCACCTTGGCAAAGAAGCATTTGAGTTGGGAACCGACCATTCCTCTGCGAGAGGGGCTTCAAAAGACCATCGATTGGTTCCGAACGATCGATCTCGATCACTATCGTCCACCTACTCCGAACTACGTGTAA
- a CDS encoding lysophospholipid acyltransferase family protein, which translates to MTGHTIALAAKLVSGFTVRWIGSEPDTRQRVYFANHTSHLDAVVLWSCLPKTLRQLTRPVAAQDYWGCSSFRRFLAQSFNAILIDRKQIKVHQSPVDVMMREIGDMYSLIVFPEGSRASDGEMGEFKSGLYYLAKKRPDLELIPVYMDNLNRILPRGEFMPVPLLSSITVGHPIFLEPGEPKSEFLSRASKAVKVLKER; encoded by the coding sequence TTGACAGGGCACACGATCGCGTTGGCTGCGAAGCTGGTGAGCGGATTTACGGTGCGTTGGATAGGTTCCGAACCGGATACCCGCCAGCGGGTTTATTTTGCCAATCACACCAGCCATTTGGACGCGGTCGTTTTGTGGTCGTGTTTGCCGAAAACGCTTCGCCAGTTGACCCGTCCCGTTGCCGCCCAGGATTACTGGGGTTGCTCGTCGTTTCGTCGATTCCTCGCCCAGTCGTTCAATGCGATTTTGATCGATCGAAAGCAGATCAAGGTGCATCAAAGTCCAGTCGATGTCATGATGCGCGAGATCGGGGACATGTACTCCCTCATTGTGTTCCCGGAAGGAAGCCGGGCGTCCGACGGGGAGATGGGAGAATTCAAAAGCGGCCTGTATTACTTGGCGAAGAAGCGACCGGACTTGGAATTGATTCCGGTCTATATGGACAATCTCAATCGCATTCTTCCGCGAGGAGAGTTCATGCCGGTTCCCCTGCTCAGCTCGATTACTGTGGGGCACCCTATCTTCTTGGAGCCAGGGGAACCCAAATCGGAGTTCCTGTCGAGAGCGTCGAAAGCGGTCAAGGTTTTGAAGGAACGGTAA
- a CDS encoding fatty acid CoA ligase family protein has protein sequence MNIADRLTKQAAVRPDALAIASPVGSWKQGTNRSYSTLSLADLDRRSTSIAAGLQAMGIGPGKRIGLLVRFGEDFITLVFALLKAGATMVLVDPGMGKKNLIRCLEATNPDGFIAIPMAHAIVRILQSRFPNAKHNVLVGRWFPGLPSVTLSRLESTSPSNYRNPIEDVHADSAVIFTTGSTGPPKGVLYTHQTFHSQVDLVAERFGIVPGGRDLSCFPLFGLFNAVMGTATILPDMDPTRPADVDPPRLLDAIEQWNINQSFGSPALWTRMGNYCQVTGRTMKPLQLVLSAGAPVPPRVLQSVRNGIDPQGRVFTPYGATEALPIASIESREVLEETAAKTAAGMGTCVGSRFPSIEWKVIRIRDDAMHRIEETEEQRRGEIGELMVSGPVVSQRYVTRLDQNPLHKIFDGERVWHRMGDVGYLDDQDRFWFCGRKAHRVVMRDQVLFTEPIEAIANGHSEIYRSALVGVGQPPTQVPWVILEPWNRTSQPDRLVNEVTERLRASEVSRSVEKVVVYPTKLPTDIRHNSKIFREQLASWAQRTSEKK, from the coding sequence ATGAATATTGCGGATCGGCTCACCAAGCAGGCGGCTGTACGACCGGATGCCCTCGCGATAGCTTCCCCAGTTGGAAGCTGGAAACAGGGTACCAACCGCAGCTACTCGACATTGAGCCTCGCGGATTTGGATCGCCGTTCGACTTCGATCGCAGCAGGGCTTCAAGCGATGGGGATCGGACCTGGAAAACGCATCGGGTTGTTGGTCCGGTTTGGGGAAGACTTTATTACCCTCGTGTTCGCGCTGCTGAAAGCGGGGGCCACGATGGTCTTGGTCGACCCAGGCATGGGGAAGAAAAATTTGATTCGATGTCTCGAAGCGACCAACCCCGACGGCTTCATCGCGATTCCGATGGCGCACGCTATTGTTCGGATACTGCAATCCCGATTTCCCAACGCGAAGCACAATGTACTGGTAGGGCGGTGGTTTCCGGGACTTCCTTCTGTTACCTTGAGCCGCCTCGAAAGTACCTCGCCCTCGAACTACCGAAATCCCATTGAAGATGTTCATGCCGATTCGGCCGTCATCTTCACCACTGGGAGCACAGGACCACCCAAAGGTGTCCTCTACACCCATCAAACGTTTCATTCGCAAGTCGATTTGGTGGCGGAGCGATTCGGGATCGTTCCGGGGGGCAGAGATTTAAGCTGCTTCCCCCTCTTTGGACTCTTCAATGCCGTGATGGGAACGGCGACCATTCTTCCCGATATGGATCCGACCCGCCCCGCGGATGTGGACCCCCCTCGGTTGCTCGATGCGATCGAACAATGGAATATCAATCAATCGTTTGGTTCGCCCGCCCTTTGGACTCGCATGGGAAACTATTGCCAAGTCACCGGCAGAACGATGAAGCCCCTCCAGTTGGTTCTCTCCGCAGGGGCCCCCGTTCCACCTCGCGTTCTCCAGTCGGTCCGCAATGGGATCGATCCTCAAGGACGTGTCTTCACACCCTATGGCGCGACCGAAGCTCTCCCGATTGCATCGATTGAGTCCCGCGAAGTCCTCGAGGAAACCGCCGCGAAAACCGCTGCCGGAATGGGTACTTGCGTTGGGAGTCGATTTCCATCGATCGAGTGGAAGGTGATTCGAATACGGGACGATGCAATGCACCGAATCGAAGAGACGGAAGAACAACGTCGCGGAGAAATCGGCGAGTTGATGGTCTCCGGTCCTGTCGTCTCGCAGCGTTACGTGACCCGGTTGGATCAAAACCCGCTGCACAAGATTTTCGATGGAGAGCGAGTATGGCACCGCATGGGGGATGTCGGATATCTCGATGATCAAGATCGATTCTGGTTTTGTGGCCGCAAAGCGCATCGAGTGGTCATGCGCGATCAAGTTCTCTTTACCGAGCCCATTGAAGCGATCGCAAACGGACATTCTGAGATCTATCGATCCGCATTGGTCGGAGTAGGACAGCCACCCACCCAAGTCCCCTGGGTGATCCTCGAGCCATGGAATCGGACCTCTCAACCAGATCGACTGGTCAACGAAGTGACGGAGCGATTGAGAGCGTCCGAGGTTTCGCGCTCTGTCGAAAAGGTCGTGGTGTATCCAACCAAACTGCCGACCGACATTCGACACAACTCGAAGATTTTTCGAGAGCAACTGGCCTCTTGGGCGCAGCGCACGAGCGAGAAGAAATAG
- a CDS encoding ABC transporter ATP-binding protein, translating to MLRQQPDPGQSIDQVRELMRLTLCELAAKLDIPIESNEIQRSLADSAVDIADDSWDAITLLMMRSAQGIGIRLSPVELQAPDVWELLLEGFAIVQLQREVDGETAYVYSNIHIGKIDETRLTIRNKQSDSMSKRELVRRVRASSEKSIFFIAERALVCEPTTTQANASTDRVRRVAADHAHHAPHQHDHRPRISPQQRFLRFLKFDSRDIWTLVIFGFVVGVLELATPLAVEQMVTTIGFASLTQPLIWLAVLLFGILSLSAVIKGIQYFVVEILQRRMFVRIVGDLSERLPRLERSSMDGLHGPELANRFFDVMTMQKSTAMLLIDGLSLVIRTVTGLLLLAIYSPYLLAFDVVLIICMTIFLLLLGRGAVRTAIEESLVKYRIAHWLQDVIGNPVAFQVHGAGELVTDRSNRLTVEYLGARRDHFVVLIRQTLFSLMLYAISITAILSLGVWLVLSESLNIGQLVASVSVVAVVVGAFASIGKSLEAFYDLMAATDKVGHLLDLPTLPPSRSLDAGIGPVEVRLRGLTVSGSGNLHFNIGDMKIASGERFALCGEGECGKSLLLQTLSGLRPPTEGMAEIGGIDSREVNRFAEGSMVSVAGTPEIFHGTISENISLRRLSVPSSEVRHSLINTEMWDEVLAMTKGLETMLQTGGYPLSHTQMARLTIARAIATKPRLLLIDGTLDVLPPKMRYAIWDHLRDSKQPWTLVVVTHDPVIIEQCDGHKDLSSCLVAHK from the coding sequence ATGTTGCGACAACAACCTGATCCAGGCCAGTCGATCGACCAGGTCCGCGAATTGATGCGACTAACGCTTTGTGAGTTGGCCGCCAAATTGGATATACCGATCGAGTCCAACGAGATCCAGCGATCCTTGGCCGATTCGGCCGTGGACATCGCGGACGATAGTTGGGACGCGATCACTCTCTTGATGATGCGTTCGGCGCAGGGCATCGGAATTCGTCTTTCGCCCGTGGAGTTGCAGGCCCCAGACGTGTGGGAGCTACTTCTCGAGGGATTCGCGATCGTCCAGCTGCAGCGCGAGGTCGACGGAGAAACTGCCTATGTCTATTCGAATATCCATATCGGCAAAATCGACGAGACGCGGCTTACGATTCGCAACAAGCAATCGGACTCGATGTCGAAACGGGAGCTAGTGCGACGTGTTCGAGCCAGTTCGGAAAAGTCGATTTTCTTCATTGCGGAGCGCGCGCTCGTTTGCGAGCCCACCACGACTCAAGCGAACGCGTCTACGGATCGCGTCCGGCGCGTGGCAGCGGACCATGCGCACCATGCTCCCCACCAGCACGACCACCGTCCTCGCATATCGCCCCAACAGCGGTTCCTTCGATTTCTGAAATTTGACTCTCGCGACATCTGGACCTTGGTCATTTTTGGTTTCGTTGTTGGGGTATTGGAGTTAGCCACCCCCCTCGCCGTCGAGCAGATGGTGACCACCATTGGCTTCGCGAGTTTGACGCAACCTCTGATTTGGTTAGCGGTACTTCTCTTTGGCATCCTGTCGCTGTCGGCAGTGATCAAGGGCATCCAGTACTTCGTCGTCGAAATCCTTCAGCGACGTATGTTCGTGCGAATCGTCGGAGATTTGTCGGAGCGTCTACCGAGACTAGAGCGGTCTTCCATGGATGGACTTCATGGTCCCGAGTTGGCGAATCGTTTCTTTGACGTCATGACCATGCAGAAGTCGACAGCCATGCTGTTGATCGATGGCCTATCGCTGGTAATCCGAACGGTAACGGGTCTTTTGCTGTTGGCGATCTACAGCCCCTACTTGCTCGCATTCGACGTCGTGTTGATTATCTGCATGACGATTTTTCTTCTGCTGCTTGGGCGCGGAGCGGTGCGAACTGCAATCGAAGAATCGCTCGTCAAGTACCGGATCGCGCATTGGCTCCAGGATGTGATTGGCAATCCTGTCGCATTTCAAGTGCACGGTGCAGGCGAACTGGTCACCGACCGCTCGAATCGACTGACTGTCGAATACTTGGGAGCCCGTCGCGATCACTTCGTCGTGCTCATTCGACAAACCCTCTTTTCGTTGATGCTCTACGCCATATCCATCACCGCCATTTTGTCGTTGGGTGTATGGTTGGTTCTTTCGGAAAGTTTGAACATCGGACAGCTTGTGGCCAGCGTATCGGTCGTCGCGGTCGTGGTCGGGGCGTTCGCGTCGATCGGGAAGTCACTGGAAGCGTTTTACGACCTTATGGCTGCGACCGACAAAGTGGGCCACTTGCTCGACCTGCCGACCCTTCCTCCCTCGCGTTCCTTAGACGCCGGCATCGGCCCTGTGGAGGTGCGATTGCGCGGCCTCACGGTGAGCGGTTCGGGCAACCTCCATTTCAACATCGGCGACATGAAAATCGCCAGCGGAGAGCGTTTCGCCCTATGCGGAGAAGGGGAGTGTGGCAAATCGCTCCTCCTGCAGACTCTTTCCGGATTGCGTCCCCCCACCGAAGGGATGGCAGAAATCGGTGGAATCGATTCCCGAGAAGTCAATCGCTTTGCGGAGGGCTCAATGGTCTCTGTAGCAGGGACGCCTGAGATCTTCCACGGAACAATCTCCGAGAACATCTCGTTGCGCCGACTCTCCGTTCCTTCCTCCGAAGTGCGGCACTCCCTCATCAACACCGAGATGTGGGACGAGGTCCTGGCGATGACCAAGGGGCTTGAAACGATGCTCCAAACAGGCGGCTACCCATTGAGCCACACTCAAATGGCGCGTCTCACCATTGCCAGAGCGATCGCGACCAAACCTCGTTTGCTTTTGATCGATGGAACCCTCGACGTTCTCCCTCCAAAAATGCGTTACGCCATTTGGGATCATTTGCGAGACAGCAAACAACCTTGGACCCTGGTCGTTGTCACCCACGACCCGGTCATCATTGAACAATGCGACGGACACAAGGATTTGTCATCATGCCTAGTAGCACACAAGTAG
- a CDS encoding HlyD family secretion protein → MPSSTQVETELTPLPALQSPPKRRMVRYRPTEALGTRFPAMHLVRSSWFCRVIARTTAFLMVVFLLAAIYVPWQQTSRCEGVVTARNPNERRQVFLSTAKGIIAEQKPGLQEGSHVAAGETIMVLDTLAKDQIELIQSQQKQLEDKKSFTRSQLEFAVTQVENTEESGRQLIRATQAEIDAAHAKWESAEAEVEAQLARLAQAEFDVNAYEPLAGKTVSIQKYQQAINDEIVEAKKLTRAERAKDEAANFLEAKRRDLDSKRQEIDKKVSEARQKVDEYRNKLADIEKESQDISVKLGELERLRIVSPTAGRVQSILGQVGKAVDVKDMLFELIPDTDDLWVELSVRGMDQPLIQVGDKVRLQFEGWPAIQFVGWPSVAKGTFGGVVNAINPADDGTGNFKIFVGPDPDDPAKEKWPDRRYLRQGVRANAWVILDSVPLGFEIWRQLNGFPPTRASAGPDGGKSKDVKAPKLK, encoded by the coding sequence ATGCCTAGTAGCACACAAGTAGAAACCGAACTGACGCCGCTTCCAGCGTTGCAAAGCCCTCCCAAACGGAGGATGGTGCGGTATCGCCCCACCGAAGCGTTAGGTACCCGTTTCCCCGCCATGCACTTGGTCCGCTCCAGCTGGTTCTGCCGAGTCATCGCCCGCACCACCGCATTCTTGATGGTCGTCTTTCTCTTGGCCGCCATCTATGTGCCTTGGCAACAGACCTCGCGATGCGAAGGAGTCGTGACCGCTCGAAATCCCAACGAACGACGCCAGGTATTCCTCAGCACTGCCAAAGGGATCATCGCCGAACAAAAACCCGGCCTGCAAGAGGGATCCCATGTGGCTGCAGGGGAAACCATCATGGTCCTGGACACGCTCGCCAAGGACCAAATTGAACTGATCCAAAGTCAACAAAAGCAGTTGGAAGACAAGAAGTCCTTCACCCGATCGCAGTTGGAATTTGCCGTTACCCAAGTCGAAAACACCGAGGAATCCGGACGTCAACTTATCCGTGCCACCCAAGCCGAAATTGATGCGGCCCATGCGAAATGGGAGTCGGCTGAAGCGGAGGTCGAGGCCCAGCTAGCGCGACTCGCGCAGGCGGAATTCGATGTCAATGCGTACGAACCTCTCGCAGGAAAAACAGTCAGCATTCAGAAATACCAACAAGCGATCAACGATGAAATCGTCGAGGCCAAGAAGCTAACCCGCGCTGAGCGCGCCAAAGACGAAGCCGCGAATTTTCTAGAAGCCAAACGACGAGATCTCGACAGCAAGCGCCAGGAAATCGACAAGAAGGTTTCCGAGGCGAGACAGAAAGTCGATGAGTATCGCAACAAGCTCGCCGATATCGAGAAAGAGTCCCAAGACATCAGTGTTAAACTTGGCGAGCTCGAACGTCTTCGCATCGTCAGCCCGACTGCCGGACGCGTTCAGTCGATCCTTGGGCAAGTCGGCAAGGCGGTCGACGTCAAGGATATGCTTTTTGAGCTCATCCCTGACACCGATGATTTGTGGGTCGAACTCAGCGTGCGAGGAATGGACCAGCCGCTCATCCAGGTTGGAGACAAGGTCCGTTTGCAGTTTGAAGGATGGCCTGCCATCCAGTTCGTCGGCTGGCCAAGCGTCGCCAAAGGTACCTTCGGTGGCGTTGTCAATGCTATCAATCCGGCCGACGACGGAACGGGTAACTTTAAGATCTTTGTTGGCCCGGACCCGGACGATCCGGCGAAAGAAAAGTGGCCCGATAGACGATACCTTAGGCAGGGTGTTCGCGCGAATGCCTGGGTTATCTTGGACAGCGTACCGTTAGGCTTTGAGATATGGCGTCAACTCAACGGATTCCCACCAACCCGCGCCAGCGCAGGGCCCGATGGTGGAAAATCGAAGGACGTCAAAGCTCCAAAACTCAAGTAA
- a CDS encoding TolC family protein — MPTRPSRQGESIRERLNQQLKGPSQPPSDPTALNIPNILQSKPTPDALSADALDSDPNAAFIEQDILTLSDVIASTYRGFPLIEIARQQTGVTSGEYRSAWGAYDTKLEYFSLNQPLGYYETYRNGIGAARQLWWGGYLSTGYRIGRGYYEPWYKERQTDDAGEFKVAYQQPLLQGRAIDPQRVELFQANLRRQSVGPEVQFQLLVATRDAAFAYWQWVEQGNILRAQRNLLRLAELRAGQFEEAFQRGVATALTVSLNRQEILSRQLKVNDTQMKFRDSAYKLSIFLRDENGQPLLAPPEWLPPRFPKPVDIALASYEQDYSSALSSRPELRLIELQAQEVRLDLQLARNQTLPNVDFTIQAGKDIGEPATSSNDKREFELESGIVGGVPIQRNKAFGKIQSTNAKLVQIAQKLEFQRNKINAELLMARNQVEIAQQNVRIAQDFLAETQKVLDLFRLAVTQGDFDLQLFLQQEVKVTEAEVKLLEEVRTYYQAIAALQATLGLDPLDQSTLLNTTSVYEQ, encoded by the coding sequence ATGCCGACACGGCCGTCGCGACAAGGGGAATCGATCCGGGAACGACTCAATCAGCAACTCAAGGGGCCGAGCCAGCCGCCGAGTGATCCGACCGCGCTCAACATACCAAATATTCTCCAGTCGAAGCCGACCCCCGACGCACTCTCCGCGGATGCATTGGACTCGGATCCCAATGCGGCGTTCATCGAGCAGGATATCCTAACTCTCTCCGATGTCATCGCTTCGACCTATCGCGGATTCCCTCTGATCGAAATCGCTCGGCAGCAAACCGGGGTTACGAGCGGTGAGTACCGATCGGCGTGGGGTGCCTACGATACCAAGCTCGAGTACTTCTCGCTCAATCAGCCGCTGGGTTACTACGAAACGTATCGAAACGGGATCGGTGCCGCTCGCCAGCTCTGGTGGGGCGGATACTTAAGCACCGGGTACCGCATCGGTCGCGGCTACTACGAGCCTTGGTACAAAGAACGTCAAACCGACGACGCGGGTGAGTTCAAAGTCGCGTACCAGCAGCCTCTCTTGCAAGGTCGAGCCATCGACCCACAACGCGTTGAGCTCTTCCAGGCCAATTTGCGACGTCAGTCGGTAGGACCTGAAGTGCAGTTCCAACTGCTTGTCGCTACCCGGGACGCAGCATTTGCTTACTGGCAATGGGTCGAACAAGGGAACATTTTGCGTGCCCAGCGCAACCTGCTCCGACTGGCAGAACTGCGCGCGGGACAATTCGAAGAAGCCTTCCAGCGCGGCGTCGCGACCGCGTTGACCGTATCGCTCAACCGGCAAGAGATCCTGTCACGACAATTGAAGGTGAACGATACGCAAATGAAGTTCCGGGACTCCGCGTACAAGCTCTCGATCTTCTTGCGAGACGAAAACGGACAGCCGCTCCTGGCTCCTCCCGAATGGCTTCCTCCTCGATTCCCCAAGCCGGTCGACATTGCGCTCGCGTCCTACGAACAGGACTATTCGAGTGCGCTCTCCTCTCGCCCCGAACTTCGACTGATCGAGCTTCAAGCCCAAGAAGTTCGACTCGATCTTCAGCTAGCGCGCAATCAAACCTTGCCCAACGTCGACTTCACTATCCAAGCCGGGAAAGACATTGGCGAACCTGCAACGAGCTCCAACGATAAGCGTGAGTTCGAGCTGGAAAGCGGCATCGTCGGCGGTGTGCCTATCCAACGAAACAAAGCGTTCGGTAAGATTCAAAGCACGAACGCCAAACTGGTTCAGATCGCGCAGAAACTGGAATTTCAGCGGAACAAAATCAACGCCGAACTGCTGATGGCCCGCAATCAAGTTGAGATCGCGCAACAAAACGTCAGGATCGCCCAAGACTTCTTAGCGGAAACACAAAAGGTCCTGGACCTGTTCCGACTCGCTGTCACCCAAGGTGACTTTGATTTGCAACTCTTCCTACAGCAAGAAGTGAAAGTCACCGAGGCGGAAGTCAAACTGCTGGAAGAGGTACGCACCTATTACCAAGCCATCGCTGCCCTGCAAGCCACGCTAGGCTTGGACCCTCTCGATCAATCCACGCTTCTCAACACGACGTCGGTCTACGAGCAATAA
- a CDS encoding PHP domain-containing protein gives MKSYSLWRFALATASRYALPACLTLVVSVSSALAQSPGWYKGNLHTHSFWSDGNDFPEMISDWYRTRGYSFLAISDHNVLQSGQRWMKQSAVESRGGKEVIPKYIRRFGESWVETRGEPGTESAEIRLKPLDEYRYLLEQSEKFILIPSEEISDKAEGKPVHMNATNVAEAVKPVGGATVREVMENNLRAVLEQEKKLGREIMVHLNHPNFHYGVTFEDLAAVMSEQFFEVYNGHPGVNHRGDKDHPSVERIWDLANHLRVNKLGGSLLLGIATDDSHEYHGKPGSRPGRGWVMVRSRYLTPEHLIRAMESGDFYASSGLSLQDVQWNKETSTLSVAIQSEPNVQYTTEFIVTSKDAELDQIGRVAKTFQDLQSSYTLAPGETIVRAVVTSSIAPADPVFDDQKQQAWTQPFTIPSAAKSQ, from the coding sequence ATGAAATCGTATTCCCTCTGGCGATTCGCTTTAGCAACCGCCTCGCGCTATGCGCTCCCTGCATGCCTCACCTTGGTCGTTTCCGTCTCCAGTGCTCTCGCCCAATCTCCAGGTTGGTACAAAGGGAACCTTCACACCCACTCGTTTTGGAGTGATGGAAACGATTTCCCCGAAATGATCTCCGATTGGTACCGAACCCGCGGATATTCTTTTTTGGCCATCTCCGATCACAACGTGCTTCAAAGCGGTCAGCGATGGATGAAACAATCCGCGGTGGAATCGCGAGGGGGCAAGGAAGTTATTCCCAAGTACATCCGTCGGTTCGGCGAGTCATGGGTGGAAACTCGTGGCGAGCCGGGAACCGAAAGCGCAGAGATCCGCTTGAAACCTCTGGATGAGTATCGTTATCTGCTCGAACAAAGCGAAAAATTCATCCTCATCCCCTCCGAAGAAATCTCGGACAAAGCGGAGGGAAAGCCTGTCCACATGAACGCTACCAACGTAGCAGAGGCGGTGAAGCCTGTCGGTGGCGCGACCGTGCGCGAGGTGATGGAGAACAATCTCCGCGCCGTGCTTGAGCAAGAAAAGAAGCTGGGTAGAGAAATCATGGTACACCTCAATCACCCAAATTTTCATTATGGCGTTACCTTCGAAGATCTTGCTGCCGTCATGAGCGAGCAATTCTTTGAAGTCTACAACGGTCACCCAGGCGTCAATCACCGAGGGGATAAAGATCACCCGAGCGTCGAACGCATTTGGGATTTGGCCAACCACCTCCGCGTCAACAAACTCGGCGGTTCGCTCCTCCTCGGTATCGCGACCGACGATAGCCACGAATACCACGGCAAACCGGGAAGCCGCCCTGGAAGGGGCTGGGTGATGGTCCGAAGTCGCTATCTCACGCCAGAACATCTGATCCGCGCAATGGAATCAGGTGACTTCTACGCATCGAGCGGCTTATCGCTCCAAGACGTCCAGTGGAACAAAGAGACCTCCACCCTCTCCGTGGCAATCCAATCCGAACCGAACGTGCAATACACGACGGAATTCATCGTCACCTCCAAGGATGCGGAGCTCGATCAAATCGGACGCGTCGCGAAGACCTTCCAGGATCTTCAATCGAGCTACACCCTCGCGCCGGGAGAAACGATCGTGCGAGCGGTTGTAACAAGCTCGATCGCACCAGCTGACCCTGTCTTCGATGACCAGAAGCAACAGGCTTGGACGCAGCCCTTCACGATTCCATCTGCCGCCAAGAG